The Papaver somniferum cultivar HN1 chromosome 3, ASM357369v1, whole genome shotgun sequence genome includes a region encoding these proteins:
- the LOC113359457 gene encoding ribosome biogenesis protein BMS1 homolog: protein MLQSPPTLALYQLPPDSHELEINIDENNLDVEPYMETESFRVGTYLTFKVFGVPFEMVPDRDPCQPILVGGIGLAEQTAGYMQILEDSPAQTRGTLEQLLAVILFEEVLPFGWRSREKCPLKAYHGTTIIAVINKSGLQHSTERKRKEKGR, encoded by the exons ATGTTACAATCTCCGCCGACCCTTGCCCTTTACCAGTTACCACCTGACAGCCATGAACTCGAG ATTAATATAGATGAAAACAATCTTGATGTGGAACCTTACATGGAGACCGAGAGTTTCAGAGTAGGGACTTACCTAACGTTTAAGGTTTTTGGCGTTCCTTTTGAGATGGTTCCCGATCGTGATCCCTGTCAGCCTATTCTCGTAGGAGGTATCGGCCTTGCAGAACAGACTGCTGGATATATGCAG ATACTCGAGGATAGTCCGGCTCAGACACGGGGGACGCTTGAACAACTGCTTGCTGTTATCCTTTTCGAAGAAGTGTTGCCTTTTGGTTGGCGGTCACGAGAGAAATGTCCTTTAAAAGCTTACCATGGAACAACAATAATTGCCGTGATTAACAAGTCAGGCCT TCAACACTCCacagaaaggaaaagaaaagaaaaaggaagataA
- the LOC113361264 gene encoding uncharacterized protein LOC113361264, translating into MLIALCGSTILQEFVIHHLTPKIKDHSWTPQQCATETNRLLTTHVITDEERKQFKIPKTMVIGSGGWGCGLLFGSYVSGAPSLYFADEREITRVWDIQDFEGSLEDLKHDDRQFAFICRGSGQNFA; encoded by the exons ATGTTAATTGCACTATGTGGTTCAACTATATTGCAGGAGTTTGTTATTCATCACCTCACTCCAAAG ATCAAAGATCACTCTTGGACACCGCAACAGTGTGCTACAGAGACAAATAGATTACTGACAACCCATGTCATAACCGATGAGGAGAGGAAGCAATTTAAAATACCCAAAACCATGGTAATTGGATCTGGGGGTTGGGGCTGCGGATTGCTATTTGGTTCATATGTG AGTGGGGCTCCTAGCCTTTACTTTGCAGATGAAAGAGAAATCACACGTGTGTGGGATAttcaagattttgaaggaagCCTTGAAGATCTCAAACATGATGATAGACAGTTTGCCTTCATTTGTCGAGGTTCAGGTCAGAACTTTGCTTGA